The following coding sequences lie in one Niabella agricola genomic window:
- a CDS encoding antitoxin Xre-like helix-turn-helix domain-containing protein, which yields MKKVVKKYSLIEDPPLSVVSDFEAVYQVRHRPVKKEPVEPAIKDFTYAHFKKIADKGPFTLNEWADLLYISERSLHRYAKEGSGFNGLQIERILLLSALIDAGNDFFGKEGFRLWLHSRPFSLNGSVVKEYLTTHNGIQTIIDLLHRMEQGISA from the coding sequence ATGAAAAAAGTCGTAAAAAAATATTCACTCATTGAGGATCCGCCCCTTTCGGTGGTGTCTGATTTCGAAGCGGTGTACCAGGTGCGTCACCGGCCGGTAAAAAAGGAGCCCGTGGAGCCGGCAATTAAGGATTTTACCTACGCACATTTTAAAAAGATTGCAGATAAGGGACCGTTCACTTTAAACGAATGGGCTGATCTTCTTTATATCAGCGAGCGATCCTTGCACCGGTATGCAAAAGAGGGTAGCGGTTTCAACGGGTTGCAAATAGAGCGGATCCTGCTATTGTCAGCACTTATTGATGCCGGCAATGACTTTTTTGGCAAAGAAGGATTCCGGCTTTGGCTGCATAGCCGGCCATTTTCTTTAAACGGGTCGGTGGTTAAAGAATATTTAACCACTCACAATGGCATACAAACCATCATCGATCTGCTT